The following are encoded together in the Myxococcus virescens genome:
- the trxA gene encoding thioredoxin: protein MAAVEITKDNFKETVSKEGIVILDWWASWCGPCRAFAPIFEQTSNKHPDIVFGKIDTDAQQELSGAFEIRSIPTLMVFRDGILLFEQPGALPAAALEDLLKQVKALDMEQVRKEVAAKRGEPPQA, encoded by the coding sequence ATGGCGGCGGTCGAAATCACCAAGGACAACTTCAAGGAGACGGTGTCCAAAGAGGGCATCGTCATCCTGGACTGGTGGGCGTCGTGGTGCGGCCCCTGCCGTGCCTTCGCACCCATCTTCGAGCAGACCTCGAACAAGCATCCGGACATCGTCTTCGGGAAGATTGATACGGATGCCCAGCAGGAGCTGTCCGGGGCGTTCGAGATTCGCTCCATTCCCACGCTCATGGTGTTTCGTGACGGGATTCTCCTGTTCGAGCAGCCCGGAGCGCTTCCGGCCGCCGCGCTGGAGGACCTGCTCAAGCAGGTGAAGGCCCTGGACATGGAGCAGGTCCGCAAGGAAGTCGCCGCCAAGCGCGGTGAGCCGCCGCAGGCCTGA
- the nadE gene encoding NAD(+) synthase, with protein MRLVKLGLASVNTTVGSFTRNTDKALALAGKMAAEGVTLGVFQEQLIAGYPAEDMVQWQGFMDRQWPELERFARETAPLPTVFVVGVGVAHQGLRLNCAAVVAGGRILGLVPKEKLPTYSVFYEARTFGRGQPGMAEVHRGVPLGDYLFHFDFGVVSPEVCEDIWSADGPMRRRTYSGAELVVNLSASPFRLGFVETRRELIATRAADHQCTIAYCNAVGSNDGLIFDGGGFLNQNGRHVMETPRFQEGYAAAVVDLDRTLRLRAEATTWRVDRESWLAQGGQAVPVLDCTQVVHTKRDALTYPVPPHRSFFLPSPDTRRTARDALCEDILDALSLGVGDYFEKTRAFKVLGIALSGGRDSLLTLLIAHRYAKRARPENPGSLIQAFYMPSRYSSDATRDAAETIARELGVAFQVVSIDEAFEREREVAKTMLGGKDVTPITEQNIQARLRAQRMWNWSNSCGGLFLQTGNMSEKSVGYTTIGGDLMGALAVIANVPKTVVMYLLDYLQDTTGYEGIRKVLAKPAGPELAHDQVGEEELMPFPILDACFYLYGSEKLTPAEILQALTAMFPEVAASRLSGYVEKFVRLFQQSIYKWVQSPLSLHIGNLDLDRERALQLPVVTGTEWMRQG; from the coding sequence ATGCGGCTCGTGAAGCTCGGGCTTGCCAGTGTGAACACCACCGTGGGGTCCTTCACCCGGAACACGGACAAGGCGCTGGCGTTGGCGGGGAAGATGGCGGCGGAGGGCGTCACGCTGGGCGTCTTCCAGGAGCAGCTCATCGCCGGCTACCCGGCCGAGGACATGGTGCAGTGGCAGGGCTTCATGGACCGCCAGTGGCCGGAGCTGGAGCGCTTCGCGCGTGAGACGGCGCCCTTGCCCACCGTCTTCGTGGTGGGCGTGGGCGTGGCCCACCAGGGCCTGCGCCTCAACTGCGCGGCGGTGGTGGCCGGTGGCCGCATCCTGGGCCTGGTCCCCAAGGAGAAGCTGCCCACCTACAGCGTCTTCTACGAGGCGCGCACCTTCGGCCGCGGTCAGCCGGGCATGGCGGAGGTCCACCGGGGTGTGCCGCTGGGGGACTACCTGTTCCACTTCGACTTCGGCGTGGTGTCCCCGGAGGTGTGCGAGGACATCTGGAGCGCGGACGGCCCCATGCGGCGGCGCACGTACTCCGGCGCGGAGCTGGTGGTGAACCTGTCCGCGTCACCCTTCCGGCTGGGCTTCGTGGAGACGCGGCGTGAGCTCATCGCCACCCGCGCGGCGGACCACCAGTGCACCATTGCCTACTGCAACGCGGTGGGCAGCAACGACGGCCTCATCTTCGACGGCGGCGGCTTCCTCAACCAGAACGGCCGCCACGTCATGGAGACGCCGCGCTTCCAGGAAGGCTACGCGGCGGCGGTGGTGGACCTGGACCGCACCCTGCGCCTGCGCGCCGAGGCCACCACCTGGCGCGTGGACCGCGAGTCATGGCTGGCGCAAGGCGGCCAGGCGGTGCCGGTGCTGGACTGCACCCAGGTGGTGCACACGAAGCGCGACGCGCTGACGTACCCGGTGCCTCCCCACCGCAGCTTCTTCCTGCCGTCTCCGGACACGCGCCGCACCGCGCGAGATGCGCTGTGCGAGGACATCCTGGACGCGCTCTCCCTGGGCGTGGGCGACTACTTCGAGAAGACGCGCGCCTTCAAGGTGCTGGGCATCGCGCTGTCGGGTGGACGGGACTCGCTGCTGACGCTGCTCATCGCGCACCGCTACGCGAAGCGCGCGCGGCCGGAGAACCCCGGTTCGCTCATCCAGGCGTTCTACATGCCCAGCCGCTACTCCAGCGACGCCACGCGCGACGCGGCGGAGACGATTGCGCGCGAGCTGGGCGTGGCCTTCCAGGTGGTGTCCATCGACGAGGCCTTCGAGCGCGAGCGCGAAGTCGCGAAGACGATGCTGGGCGGCAAGGACGTCACGCCGATTACCGAGCAGAACATCCAGGCCCGCCTGCGCGCCCAGCGCATGTGGAACTGGAGCAACTCCTGCGGCGGACTCTTCCTGCAGACGGGCAACATGAGCGAGAAGTCCGTGGGCTACACCACCATCGGGGGAGACCTCATGGGCGCGCTGGCCGTCATCGCCAACGTCCCGAAGACGGTGGTGATGTACCTGCTCGACTACCTCCAGGACACCACGGGCTACGAGGGCATCCGCAAGGTGCTCGCCAAGCCCGCGGGGCCGGAGCTGGCGCATGACCAGGTGGGCGAAGAGGAGCTGATGCCCTTCCCCATCCTCGACGCCTGCTTCTACCTGTACGGCAGTGAGAAGCTGACGCCCGCCGAAATCCTCCAGGCGCTCACCGCCATGTTCCCGGAGGTGGCGGCATCCCGGCTGAGCGGCTACGTGGAGAAGTTCGTCCGCCTCTTCCAGCAGTCCATCTACAAGTGGGTGCAGTCACCGCTGTCGCTCCACATCGGCAACCTGGACCTGGACCGGGAGCGCGCGTTGCAACTGCCCGTCGTCACCGGCACGGAGTGGATGCGGCAGGGGTAG
- a CDS encoding FKBP-type peptidyl-prolyl cis-trans isomerase: MGLNVEDVKVGTGTEATAGKSVTVHYVGTLTSGSKFDSSRDRGQGFTFRLGAGQVIEGWDKGVAGMKVGGVRKLTIPPEMGYGARGFPPVIPPNSTLLFEVELLDVR, from the coding sequence ATGGGTTTGAATGTGGAAGACGTGAAGGTGGGCACCGGCACGGAGGCAACGGCCGGCAAGTCCGTTACCGTGCACTACGTGGGGACGCTGACCAGCGGCTCCAAGTTCGATAGCAGCCGGGACCGGGGCCAGGGCTTCACGTTCCGCCTGGGCGCCGGGCAGGTCATCGAGGGGTGGGACAAGGGCGTGGCCGGCATGAAGGTGGGCGGCGTGCGCAAGCTCACCATCCCGCCGGAGATGGGATATGGCGCGCGAGGGTTCCCGCCCGTTATTCCCCCCAACTCCACCCTGCTGTTCGAGGTGGAGCTCCTGGACGTTCGTTGA
- a CDS encoding LON peptidase substrate-binding domain-containing protein produces the protein MTAQERIERAASALKVFPLPSAVLFPHTVIPLHIFEPRYRALVRDALAGDRVLALSQLEPGWEGNYGGRPPMLPMMCAGVIVWDEQVEEGRYNILLQGVSRIRMTSELTTEKAYREVLAEVLPDVPYEGPEEEQLRQAVFELAGRVPPSFAENLLPVAARAQGGMLADVVASAVIPEPERRQELLAELDVRKRLEGVLEDVGALIGRLQPLRPTGPLN, from the coding sequence ATGACCGCTCAAGAACGCATCGAGCGTGCCGCCAGCGCGCTGAAGGTCTTCCCCCTCCCGTCGGCGGTGCTGTTCCCGCACACCGTCATCCCGCTGCACATCTTCGAGCCGCGCTACCGGGCCCTCGTCCGGGACGCGCTCGCGGGCGACCGCGTCCTGGCGCTGTCCCAGCTCGAGCCCGGTTGGGAAGGCAACTATGGGGGCCGGCCGCCCATGCTGCCCATGATGTGCGCGGGCGTCATCGTCTGGGACGAACAGGTGGAGGAGGGGCGCTACAACATCCTCCTCCAGGGCGTGAGCCGCATCCGCATGACGTCCGAGCTGACGACGGAAAAGGCCTACCGGGAGGTGCTCGCGGAGGTGCTGCCGGACGTGCCCTACGAGGGCCCCGAGGAGGAGCAGCTGCGGCAGGCCGTCTTCGAGCTGGCCGGCCGCGTCCCGCCGTCCTTCGCGGAGAACCTGCTGCCGGTGGCCGCGCGGGCCCAGGGCGGCATGCTCGCGGACGTGGTGGCCTCCGCCGTCATCCCGGAGCCGGAGCGGCGGCAGGAACTGCTGGCGGAGCTGGACGTGCGCAAGCGCCTGGAAGGCGTGCTGGAGGACGTGGGGGCGCTCATCGGCAGGCTCCAGCCCCTGCGGCCCACTGGCCCCTTGAACTGA
- a CDS encoding hybrid sensor histidine kinase/response regulator, with amino-acid sequence MPPSVIRDAPGEDAPRARILLVDDTPANLLSLEAILEPLGQELVLARSGEEALRELLRGEFACILMDVQMPGLNGLETAHLIRARERTRYLPILFITALSREAAFVTRGYAQGAVDYLLKPVDPDILRAKVQVFVALYLRGEEVKRQAVELAERRRSEEAAQRASELEQQLMGIVGHDIRTPLSVVLTTAKSQLASGALEPAQQKAFERVARSGERIQHIVDLLTDFTRSRLGGGIPVIPRAGDLNELCREVVDELQVARPGRIIRCDFSRDSLHGVWDLERMGQVVANLLDNALKYSPEPSAVRLSTWEKPDAVFMEVHNEGAPIPRSLLPHLFEPFQRGEDSRELARTSLGLGLYIARAVVEAHRGRLTVRSSEAEGTTFRLCLPRRADARLPAGGASDAGASPAPMTA; translated from the coding sequence ATGCCGCCTTCCGTTATTCGAGACGCCCCGGGTGAGGACGCGCCGCGCGCGCGCATCCTCCTGGTGGACGACACGCCCGCCAACCTGCTGTCCCTGGAAGCCATCCTGGAGCCGCTTGGCCAGGAGCTGGTGCTGGCCCGCTCCGGCGAGGAGGCGCTGCGCGAGCTGCTGCGAGGAGAGTTCGCCTGCATCCTCATGGACGTGCAGATGCCAGGGCTGAATGGGTTGGAGACGGCGCATCTCATCCGGGCGCGCGAGCGCACGCGCTACCTGCCCATCCTCTTCATCACCGCGTTGAGCCGCGAGGCGGCCTTCGTCACCCGGGGCTATGCCCAGGGGGCGGTGGACTACCTGCTCAAGCCCGTGGACCCGGACATCCTGCGCGCCAAGGTGCAGGTCTTCGTGGCGCTGTACCTGCGCGGCGAGGAGGTGAAGCGGCAGGCGGTGGAGCTCGCGGAGCGGCGCCGGTCCGAGGAAGCGGCGCAGCGGGCCTCCGAACTGGAGCAGCAGCTCATGGGCATCGTCGGCCACGACATCCGCACGCCCCTCTCCGTCGTGCTGACGACGGCGAAGAGTCAGCTCGCCAGTGGCGCGTTGGAGCCGGCGCAGCAGAAGGCGTTCGAGCGGGTGGCGCGCAGCGGCGAGCGCATCCAGCACATCGTGGACCTGCTCACGGACTTCACCCGCTCGCGGCTGGGGGGCGGCATCCCCGTCATCCCTCGGGCGGGCGACCTCAACGAGCTGTGCCGCGAGGTGGTGGACGAGCTGCAGGTGGCCCGGCCGGGCCGCATCATCCGGTGCGACTTCTCACGCGACAGCCTGCACGGCGTCTGGGACCTGGAGCGCATGGGGCAGGTGGTGGCCAACCTGCTGGACAACGCCTTGAAGTACAGCCCGGAGCCGTCCGCCGTCCGCCTCTCCACCTGGGAGAAGCCGGACGCCGTCTTCATGGAGGTCCACAACGAAGGCGCGCCCATTCCTCGCTCGCTGCTGCCGCACCTGTTCGAGCCCTTCCAACGGGGCGAGGACTCGCGGGAGCTGGCCCGCACCAGCCTGGGCCTGGGGCTCTACATCGCCCGGGCCGTCGTGGAGGCGCACCGGGGGCGGCTGACGGTCCGCTCCTCGGAAGCCGAGGGCACCACCTTCCGGCTCTGCCTGCCCCGGCGGGCGGACGCGCGGTTGCCCGCCGGCGGTGCGAGCGACGCGGGGGCCTCCCCCGCGCCCATGACGGCGTGA